One window from the genome of Leucoraja erinacea ecotype New England chromosome 16, Leri_hhj_1, whole genome shotgun sequence encodes:
- the arhgef3 gene encoding rho guanine nucleotide exchange factor 3 isoform X4, translating to MVWCCLFMYQKKRKQRKKDEDSLSLCSLDGNEPSNKRAKPLSRVTSLASLIPPLKATPLKRFSQTLQRSISFRNESRTDIFTPRSFSRQGPPVITKRRDSKLWSETFDIRVNQMLTAKEIKRQEAIFELSQGEQVLIEDLKLAKKAYRDPMLKLSIMTEQELKQIFGTLDSLIPLHEDLLSRLREARKPDGTTERVGHILVGWLPCLNSYDSYCSNQVAAKALLDHKKLDHRVHDFLQRCLESPFSRKLDLWNFLDIPRSRLVKYPLLLKEILRHTPNDQPDKQHLEEAINIVQGIVAEINKKTGESECQFYKERLVFLEESQKDPLIENSKMLCCHGDLKNNRGAKLHVFLFQEVLVITRVVTCSEQLCYQLYRQPIPVSDLVLNDLQDGEVRLGGSIRGAFSNNERTKNFFRVSFVDPSEGQSHSLQANDAFNKQQWLNCIRQAKEAVQRSLSDAGTLGCKRHTHLTPNGIIMSHQEPKLERMDQSDNESDCSMDTSEISGDYEQMEQTHCCVYQKRIETDV from the exons GAACCCAGTAACAAGCGGGCGAAACCTCTGTCCCGAGTCACATCTTTAGCCAGTCTCATCCCGCCGTTGAAGGCTACGCCTCTGAAGCGGTTCAGCCAGACGTTACAG CGTTCTATCAGCTTCCGAAATGAGAGCCGGACAGACATTTTCACCCCGAGGTCCTTTTCCAGACAAGGGCCCCCGGTTATCACAAAGCGACGAGATAGCAAACTCTGGAGTGAAACGTTTGACATCCGTGTTAATCAAATGCTCACAGCCAAGGAAATCAAGAGGCAAGAG GCAATTTTTGAACTTTCCCAGGGAGAACAAGTTTTAATTGAAGACTTGAAGCTAGCAAAAAAG GCTTATCGCGATCCTATGCTCAAGCTCTCTATTATGACGGAACAGGAGCTGAAGCAGATATTTGGAACACTGGATTCCCTGATTCCCTTACACGAAG ATCTTCTGAGTCGGCTGCGGGAGGCCAGGAAACCAGATGGGACAACAGAACGTGTTGGTCACATCCTTGTAGGCTGG CTTCCGTGTTTAAACTCCTATGATAGTTACTGCAGCAACCAAGTGGCAGCAAAGGCTCTTTTGGATCACAAGAAACTGGATCATAGAGTCCACGACTTTCTACAACGTTGTTTAGAATCTCCCTTTAGTCGCAAGCTGGATCTTTGGAATTTCCTTGATATTCCACGCAGTCGATTGGTGAAGTACCCGCTACTGCTGAAAGAGATCCTCAGACATACGCCGAACGACCAACCAGATAAACAGCATCTAGAAGAAGCA ATTAATATTGTTCAAGGGATTGTAGCTGAAATCAACAAGAAGACTGGGGAATCGGAATGCCAGTTTTACAAGGAGAGGCTCGTCTTTCTTGAAGAGAGTCAAAAAGACCCTCTGATCGAAAATTCTAAGATGCTGTGTTGTCATGGAGACTTGAAAAACAACAGGGGAGCA AAGCTCCATGTTTTCCTCTTTCAGGAAGTGCTTGTAATTACCCGAGTGGTGACGTGCAGTGAACAGCTGTGCTACCAGCTGTACAGGCAACCCATCCCTGTCAGCGATCTGGTCTTGAATGACCTGCAGGATGGTGAAGTGCGATTAGGTGGATCCATTCGAGGCGCTTTCAGCAATAACGAGAGAA CAAAAAACTTCTTCAGAGTAAGCTTTGTGGATCCTTCTGAAGGGCAATCTCACTCGCTTCAGGCCAACGATGCCTTCAACAAACAACAATGGCTGAACTGCATCAGGCAGGCTAAAGAAGCTGTACAGCGCTCATTGAGTGATGCAGGAACGCTAGGGTGCAAAAGGCACACCCACCTAACTCCAAATGGGATCATCATGTCCCATCAAGAACCAAAGCTTGAAAGAATGGACCAATCAGACAATGAATCTGACTGTAGTATGGACACCAGTGAGATTAGTGGGGACTATGAACAGATGGAACAAACACACTGTTGTGTATATCAGAAGAGAATAGAGACGGACGTTTGA
- the arhgef3 gene encoding rho guanine nucleotide exchange factor 3 isoform X5, producing MEIKKYKEPSNKRAKPLSRVTSLASLIPPLKATPLKRFSQTLQRSISFRNESRTDIFTPRSFSRQGPPVITKRRDSKLWSETFDIRVNQMLTAKEIKRQEAIFELSQGEQVLIEDLKLAKKAYRDPMLKLSIMTEQELKQIFGTLDSLIPLHEDLLSRLREARKPDGTTERVGHILVGWLPCLNSYDSYCSNQVAAKALLDHKKLDHRVHDFLQRCLESPFSRKLDLWNFLDIPRSRLVKYPLLLKEILRHTPNDQPDKQHLEEAINIVQGIVAEINKKTGESECQFYKERLVFLEESQKDPLIENSKMLCCHGDLKNNRGAKLHVFLFQEVLVITRVVTCSEQLCYQLYRQPIPVSDLVLNDLQDGEVRLGGSIRGAFSNNERTKNFFRVSFVDPSEGQSHSLQANDAFNKQQWLNCIRQAKEAVQRSLSDAGTLGCKRHTHLTPNGIIMSHQEPKLERMDQSDNESDCSMDTSEISGDYEQMEQTHCCVYQKRIETDV from the exons ATGGAGATTAAAAAATACAAG GAACCCAGTAACAAGCGGGCGAAACCTCTGTCCCGAGTCACATCTTTAGCCAGTCTCATCCCGCCGTTGAAGGCTACGCCTCTGAAGCGGTTCAGCCAGACGTTACAG CGTTCTATCAGCTTCCGAAATGAGAGCCGGACAGACATTTTCACCCCGAGGTCCTTTTCCAGACAAGGGCCCCCGGTTATCACAAAGCGACGAGATAGCAAACTCTGGAGTGAAACGTTTGACATCCGTGTTAATCAAATGCTCACAGCCAAGGAAATCAAGAGGCAAGAG GCAATTTTTGAACTTTCCCAGGGAGAACAAGTTTTAATTGAAGACTTGAAGCTAGCAAAAAAG GCTTATCGCGATCCTATGCTCAAGCTCTCTATTATGACGGAACAGGAGCTGAAGCAGATATTTGGAACACTGGATTCCCTGATTCCCTTACACGAAG ATCTTCTGAGTCGGCTGCGGGAGGCCAGGAAACCAGATGGGACAACAGAACGTGTTGGTCACATCCTTGTAGGCTGG CTTCCGTGTTTAAACTCCTATGATAGTTACTGCAGCAACCAAGTGGCAGCAAAGGCTCTTTTGGATCACAAGAAACTGGATCATAGAGTCCACGACTTTCTACAACGTTGTTTAGAATCTCCCTTTAGTCGCAAGCTGGATCTTTGGAATTTCCTTGATATTCCACGCAGTCGATTGGTGAAGTACCCGCTACTGCTGAAAGAGATCCTCAGACATACGCCGAACGACCAACCAGATAAACAGCATCTAGAAGAAGCA ATTAATATTGTTCAAGGGATTGTAGCTGAAATCAACAAGAAGACTGGGGAATCGGAATGCCAGTTTTACAAGGAGAGGCTCGTCTTTCTTGAAGAGAGTCAAAAAGACCCTCTGATCGAAAATTCTAAGATGCTGTGTTGTCATGGAGACTTGAAAAACAACAGGGGAGCA AAGCTCCATGTTTTCCTCTTTCAGGAAGTGCTTGTAATTACCCGAGTGGTGACGTGCAGTGAACAGCTGTGCTACCAGCTGTACAGGCAACCCATCCCTGTCAGCGATCTGGTCTTGAATGACCTGCAGGATGGTGAAGTGCGATTAGGTGGATCCATTCGAGGCGCTTTCAGCAATAACGAGAGAA CAAAAAACTTCTTCAGAGTAAGCTTTGTGGATCCTTCTGAAGGGCAATCTCACTCGCTTCAGGCCAACGATGCCTTCAACAAACAACAATGGCTGAACTGCATCAGGCAGGCTAAAGAAGCTGTACAGCGCTCATTGAGTGATGCAGGAACGCTAGGGTGCAAAAGGCACACCCACCTAACTCCAAATGGGATCATCATGTCCCATCAAGAACCAAAGCTTGAAAGAATGGACCAATCAGACAATGAATCTGACTGTAGTATGGACACCAGTGAGATTAGTGGGGACTATGAACAGATGGAACAAACACACTGTTGTGTATATCAGAAGAGAATAGAGACGGACGTTTGA
- the arhgef3 gene encoding rho guanine nucleotide exchange factor 3 isoform X1: MQPGDPQHVPDRPTSQEGNNSSLLSVVSGWTLRGKKRKQRKKDEDSLSLCSLDGNEPSNKRAKPLSRVTSLASLIPPLKATPLKRFSQTLQRSISFRNESRTDIFTPRSFSRQGPPVITKRRDSKLWSETFDIRVNQMLTAKEIKRQEAIFELSQGEQVLIEDLKLAKKAYRDPMLKLSIMTEQELKQIFGTLDSLIPLHEDLLSRLREARKPDGTTERVGHILVGWLPCLNSYDSYCSNQVAAKALLDHKKLDHRVHDFLQRCLESPFSRKLDLWNFLDIPRSRLVKYPLLLKEILRHTPNDQPDKQHLEEAINIVQGIVAEINKKTGESECQFYKERLVFLEESQKDPLIENSKMLCCHGDLKNNRGAKLHVFLFQEVLVITRVVTCSEQLCYQLYRQPIPVSDLVLNDLQDGEVRLGGSIRGAFSNNERTKNFFRVSFVDPSEGQSHSLQANDAFNKQQWLNCIRQAKEAVQRSLSDAGTLGCKRHTHLTPNGIIMSHQEPKLERMDQSDNESDCSMDTSEISGDYEQMEQTHCCVYQKRIETDV; this comes from the exons GAACCCAGTAACAAGCGGGCGAAACCTCTGTCCCGAGTCACATCTTTAGCCAGTCTCATCCCGCCGTTGAAGGCTACGCCTCTGAAGCGGTTCAGCCAGACGTTACAG CGTTCTATCAGCTTCCGAAATGAGAGCCGGACAGACATTTTCACCCCGAGGTCCTTTTCCAGACAAGGGCCCCCGGTTATCACAAAGCGACGAGATAGCAAACTCTGGAGTGAAACGTTTGACATCCGTGTTAATCAAATGCTCACAGCCAAGGAAATCAAGAGGCAAGAG GCAATTTTTGAACTTTCCCAGGGAGAACAAGTTTTAATTGAAGACTTGAAGCTAGCAAAAAAG GCTTATCGCGATCCTATGCTCAAGCTCTCTATTATGACGGAACAGGAGCTGAAGCAGATATTTGGAACACTGGATTCCCTGATTCCCTTACACGAAG ATCTTCTGAGTCGGCTGCGGGAGGCCAGGAAACCAGATGGGACAACAGAACGTGTTGGTCACATCCTTGTAGGCTGG CTTCCGTGTTTAAACTCCTATGATAGTTACTGCAGCAACCAAGTGGCAGCAAAGGCTCTTTTGGATCACAAGAAACTGGATCATAGAGTCCACGACTTTCTACAACGTTGTTTAGAATCTCCCTTTAGTCGCAAGCTGGATCTTTGGAATTTCCTTGATATTCCACGCAGTCGATTGGTGAAGTACCCGCTACTGCTGAAAGAGATCCTCAGACATACGCCGAACGACCAACCAGATAAACAGCATCTAGAAGAAGCA ATTAATATTGTTCAAGGGATTGTAGCTGAAATCAACAAGAAGACTGGGGAATCGGAATGCCAGTTTTACAAGGAGAGGCTCGTCTTTCTTGAAGAGAGTCAAAAAGACCCTCTGATCGAAAATTCTAAGATGCTGTGTTGTCATGGAGACTTGAAAAACAACAGGGGAGCA AAGCTCCATGTTTTCCTCTTTCAGGAAGTGCTTGTAATTACCCGAGTGGTGACGTGCAGTGAACAGCTGTGCTACCAGCTGTACAGGCAACCCATCCCTGTCAGCGATCTGGTCTTGAATGACCTGCAGGATGGTGAAGTGCGATTAGGTGGATCCATTCGAGGCGCTTTCAGCAATAACGAGAGAA CAAAAAACTTCTTCAGAGTAAGCTTTGTGGATCCTTCTGAAGGGCAATCTCACTCGCTTCAGGCCAACGATGCCTTCAACAAACAACAATGGCTGAACTGCATCAGGCAGGCTAAAGAAGCTGTACAGCGCTCATTGAGTGATGCAGGAACGCTAGGGTGCAAAAGGCACACCCACCTAACTCCAAATGGGATCATCATGTCCCATCAAGAACCAAAGCTTGAAAGAATGGACCAATCAGACAATGAATCTGACTGTAGTATGGACACCAGTGAGATTAGTGGGGACTATGAACAGATGGAACAAACACACTGTTGTGTATATCAGAAGAGAATAGAGACGGACGTTTGA
- the arhgef3 gene encoding rho guanine nucleotide exchange factor 3 isoform X2, whose product MQPGDPQHVPDRPTSQEGNNSSLLSVVSGWTLRGKRKQRKKDEDSLSLCSLDGNEPSNKRAKPLSRVTSLASLIPPLKATPLKRFSQTLQRSISFRNESRTDIFTPRSFSRQGPPVITKRRDSKLWSETFDIRVNQMLTAKEIKRQEAIFELSQGEQVLIEDLKLAKKAYRDPMLKLSIMTEQELKQIFGTLDSLIPLHEDLLSRLREARKPDGTTERVGHILVGWLPCLNSYDSYCSNQVAAKALLDHKKLDHRVHDFLQRCLESPFSRKLDLWNFLDIPRSRLVKYPLLLKEILRHTPNDQPDKQHLEEAINIVQGIVAEINKKTGESECQFYKERLVFLEESQKDPLIENSKMLCCHGDLKNNRGAKLHVFLFQEVLVITRVVTCSEQLCYQLYRQPIPVSDLVLNDLQDGEVRLGGSIRGAFSNNERTKNFFRVSFVDPSEGQSHSLQANDAFNKQQWLNCIRQAKEAVQRSLSDAGTLGCKRHTHLTPNGIIMSHQEPKLERMDQSDNESDCSMDTSEISGDYEQMEQTHCCVYQKRIETDV is encoded by the exons GAACCCAGTAACAAGCGGGCGAAACCTCTGTCCCGAGTCACATCTTTAGCCAGTCTCATCCCGCCGTTGAAGGCTACGCCTCTGAAGCGGTTCAGCCAGACGTTACAG CGTTCTATCAGCTTCCGAAATGAGAGCCGGACAGACATTTTCACCCCGAGGTCCTTTTCCAGACAAGGGCCCCCGGTTATCACAAAGCGACGAGATAGCAAACTCTGGAGTGAAACGTTTGACATCCGTGTTAATCAAATGCTCACAGCCAAGGAAATCAAGAGGCAAGAG GCAATTTTTGAACTTTCCCAGGGAGAACAAGTTTTAATTGAAGACTTGAAGCTAGCAAAAAAG GCTTATCGCGATCCTATGCTCAAGCTCTCTATTATGACGGAACAGGAGCTGAAGCAGATATTTGGAACACTGGATTCCCTGATTCCCTTACACGAAG ATCTTCTGAGTCGGCTGCGGGAGGCCAGGAAACCAGATGGGACAACAGAACGTGTTGGTCACATCCTTGTAGGCTGG CTTCCGTGTTTAAACTCCTATGATAGTTACTGCAGCAACCAAGTGGCAGCAAAGGCTCTTTTGGATCACAAGAAACTGGATCATAGAGTCCACGACTTTCTACAACGTTGTTTAGAATCTCCCTTTAGTCGCAAGCTGGATCTTTGGAATTTCCTTGATATTCCACGCAGTCGATTGGTGAAGTACCCGCTACTGCTGAAAGAGATCCTCAGACATACGCCGAACGACCAACCAGATAAACAGCATCTAGAAGAAGCA ATTAATATTGTTCAAGGGATTGTAGCTGAAATCAACAAGAAGACTGGGGAATCGGAATGCCAGTTTTACAAGGAGAGGCTCGTCTTTCTTGAAGAGAGTCAAAAAGACCCTCTGATCGAAAATTCTAAGATGCTGTGTTGTCATGGAGACTTGAAAAACAACAGGGGAGCA AAGCTCCATGTTTTCCTCTTTCAGGAAGTGCTTGTAATTACCCGAGTGGTGACGTGCAGTGAACAGCTGTGCTACCAGCTGTACAGGCAACCCATCCCTGTCAGCGATCTGGTCTTGAATGACCTGCAGGATGGTGAAGTGCGATTAGGTGGATCCATTCGAGGCGCTTTCAGCAATAACGAGAGAA CAAAAAACTTCTTCAGAGTAAGCTTTGTGGATCCTTCTGAAGGGCAATCTCACTCGCTTCAGGCCAACGATGCCTTCAACAAACAACAATGGCTGAACTGCATCAGGCAGGCTAAAGAAGCTGTACAGCGCTCATTGAGTGATGCAGGAACGCTAGGGTGCAAAAGGCACACCCACCTAACTCCAAATGGGATCATCATGTCCCATCAAGAACCAAAGCTTGAAAGAATGGACCAATCAGACAATGAATCTGACTGTAGTATGGACACCAGTGAGATTAGTGGGGACTATGAACAGATGGAACAAACACACTGTTGTGTATATCAGAAGAGAATAGAGACGGACGTTTGA
- the arhgef3 gene encoding rho guanine nucleotide exchange factor 3 isoform X3: protein MVAKDYPYYIAAKRTNCALEARTISSSLKETEEPSNKRAKPLSRVTSLASLIPPLKATPLKRFSQTLQRSISFRNESRTDIFTPRSFSRQGPPVITKRRDSKLWSETFDIRVNQMLTAKEIKRQEAIFELSQGEQVLIEDLKLAKKAYRDPMLKLSIMTEQELKQIFGTLDSLIPLHEDLLSRLREARKPDGTTERVGHILVGWLPCLNSYDSYCSNQVAAKALLDHKKLDHRVHDFLQRCLESPFSRKLDLWNFLDIPRSRLVKYPLLLKEILRHTPNDQPDKQHLEEAINIVQGIVAEINKKTGESECQFYKERLVFLEESQKDPLIENSKMLCCHGDLKNNRGAKLHVFLFQEVLVITRVVTCSEQLCYQLYRQPIPVSDLVLNDLQDGEVRLGGSIRGAFSNNERTKNFFRVSFVDPSEGQSHSLQANDAFNKQQWLNCIRQAKEAVQRSLSDAGTLGCKRHTHLTPNGIIMSHQEPKLERMDQSDNESDCSMDTSEISGDYEQMEQTHCCVYQKRIETDV from the exons GAACCCAGTAACAAGCGGGCGAAACCTCTGTCCCGAGTCACATCTTTAGCCAGTCTCATCCCGCCGTTGAAGGCTACGCCTCTGAAGCGGTTCAGCCAGACGTTACAG CGTTCTATCAGCTTCCGAAATGAGAGCCGGACAGACATTTTCACCCCGAGGTCCTTTTCCAGACAAGGGCCCCCGGTTATCACAAAGCGACGAGATAGCAAACTCTGGAGTGAAACGTTTGACATCCGTGTTAATCAAATGCTCACAGCCAAGGAAATCAAGAGGCAAGAG GCAATTTTTGAACTTTCCCAGGGAGAACAAGTTTTAATTGAAGACTTGAAGCTAGCAAAAAAG GCTTATCGCGATCCTATGCTCAAGCTCTCTATTATGACGGAACAGGAGCTGAAGCAGATATTTGGAACACTGGATTCCCTGATTCCCTTACACGAAG ATCTTCTGAGTCGGCTGCGGGAGGCCAGGAAACCAGATGGGACAACAGAACGTGTTGGTCACATCCTTGTAGGCTGG CTTCCGTGTTTAAACTCCTATGATAGTTACTGCAGCAACCAAGTGGCAGCAAAGGCTCTTTTGGATCACAAGAAACTGGATCATAGAGTCCACGACTTTCTACAACGTTGTTTAGAATCTCCCTTTAGTCGCAAGCTGGATCTTTGGAATTTCCTTGATATTCCACGCAGTCGATTGGTGAAGTACCCGCTACTGCTGAAAGAGATCCTCAGACATACGCCGAACGACCAACCAGATAAACAGCATCTAGAAGAAGCA ATTAATATTGTTCAAGGGATTGTAGCTGAAATCAACAAGAAGACTGGGGAATCGGAATGCCAGTTTTACAAGGAGAGGCTCGTCTTTCTTGAAGAGAGTCAAAAAGACCCTCTGATCGAAAATTCTAAGATGCTGTGTTGTCATGGAGACTTGAAAAACAACAGGGGAGCA AAGCTCCATGTTTTCCTCTTTCAGGAAGTGCTTGTAATTACCCGAGTGGTGACGTGCAGTGAACAGCTGTGCTACCAGCTGTACAGGCAACCCATCCCTGTCAGCGATCTGGTCTTGAATGACCTGCAGGATGGTGAAGTGCGATTAGGTGGATCCATTCGAGGCGCTTTCAGCAATAACGAGAGAA CAAAAAACTTCTTCAGAGTAAGCTTTGTGGATCCTTCTGAAGGGCAATCTCACTCGCTTCAGGCCAACGATGCCTTCAACAAACAACAATGGCTGAACTGCATCAGGCAGGCTAAAGAAGCTGTACAGCGCTCATTGAGTGATGCAGGAACGCTAGGGTGCAAAAGGCACACCCACCTAACTCCAAATGGGATCATCATGTCCCATCAAGAACCAAAGCTTGAAAGAATGGACCAATCAGACAATGAATCTGACTGTAGTATGGACACCAGTGAGATTAGTGGGGACTATGAACAGATGGAACAAACACACTGTTGTGTATATCAGAAGAGAATAGAGACGGACGTTTGA